TAATGGCTGAAATCGCCACAACCTTGGCACCGCCACAGGCAGCGCACCTTGCCGAAGCAGCACTTGGCTGCTTCAAGGATGAGGTACTCCACCTTCTGACCAAGAAGCCAATTAGCTTCCAAGGCCAACACTCAACTATGACACAAGGGAATAACATCACAGATTATATTAACTGTAAACCAGAAGAAAAGGATGACACTGTTGAAAAGATTAAGCTTGGATTATCAAAGGCAATACAGGAAGAACCTGAAATGATGCCCTCAAATAAGCATTGGGATTCCAGTGCAGCTACATCTGCAAGCTATGCAATGTCATACAGCGTATTCCCACCCATGCCCGGGTTTCAGTATAACCCAGTACCTTTTGGGAGTAAAGGGGATGCTTCACCATGGAGCCAAAGTGTATGCACTGGGAGCACATGCACAGCTGTGGATCAGCAAAACCAGTTACATGAAAAGCTTGAAGAAAATGGGGATGATTCCGAAGCTACAAAAGAAATTAGAAACTTATCCAATATTTTCAACTCAGATTGTGTCTTGTGGGATTTACAAGCAGATGATCTAATGAACCCAATGGTGTAAGAAAGATTACAGAAT
Above is a genomic segment from Arachis stenosperma cultivar V10309 chromosome 1, arast.V10309.gnm1.PFL2, whole genome shotgun sequence containing:
- the LOC130970677 gene encoding transcription factor MYB80; the encoded protein is MGRIPCCEKDNVKRGQWTPEEDNKLSSYIAQHGTRNWRLIPKNAGLQRCGKSCRLRWTNYLRPDLKHGQFSDSEEQTIVKLHSVFGNRWSLIAAQLPGRTDNDVKNHWNTKLKKKLSGMGIDPVTHKPFSHLMAEIATTLAPPQAAHLAEAALGCFKDEVLHLLTKKPISFQGQHSTMTQGNNITDYINCKPEEKDDTVEKIKLGLSKAIQEEPEMMPSNKHWDSSAATSASYAMSYSVFPPMPGFQYNPVPFGSKGDASPWSQSVCTGSTCTAVDQQNQLHEKLEENGDDSEATKEIRNLSNIFNSDCVLWDLQADDLMNPMV